The genomic DNA ATGCCGCGGGCCGTGGCGTCGCACAGACTCGCGCGCCCCGCCCCCGCCCCTCGCCCGTACGAGCCGTCCCCCATCCACCGCCCCGGACAAGGAGCCCCCATGGCCGCCGACGTGCGTGAACGCGAACTCGCCGCCGCCGTTCCCCTGCTCGCCCAGGTCGTCGCGACCGTCAGCGTCCTCACCGGTCTGGCCATGGCCGGCGCCGGGGCGACCGGGCACGCCTTCGGGCCGTGGGCGTCGCCCGACCCGCTCGGCCCGGCGATGATCGGCGCCGGCATGCTGGGCGTCGCCCCCGGGCTGCTCGCGCTGTCGCGCGCCCGCAGCTGGCCGGAGGCCCGGACGCTCACGCTCTCCACCGCGATCGTGCTGCTCGGCCTGTTCGCGGTGACCCTCCTCAACGCCGGATCCCTGCACCTCGCCCGCGGCGGCTCCGTCGTGCTGGTCCTGTTCAGTCTCGGCTGGCTCGGCGTCACCGGCCTGCTCGCCCTGCTGACCGTGGTCGCCCTGGCCGCGCAGTACCGCAAGCGGCCGACGCCGGTCGCCGCGTTGGAGGTGCCCGCCGTGCCGCTGCCCGCGCTCGCCAAGCCGGCGCTGGCGCTGCTCGGCTCCGCCTGGTTCGGCATCGGCGCCGGGCTGCTCGCGCTTCCCGGGTTCTGGGGCGCGTTCGTCCCCTGGGAGGTCTCGCGGGCCGACGCGCAGGCCCTCGGCGTCTGGGCGCTCGCGCTCGGCGCCGGTGTCCTCGCCTCGCTCGCCGAGGACGACCTGGCCCGCCTGCGCCCGGCCCTGCTCGCGCTGCCCGGCGTCGCGGTGGCCACCGGCCTGCTGCTCGCCGCCAGGGCCGCGCATGTGCACTGGAGCACCGGCCCCGCCCTCGCCCTGCTCGCGATGACCGCCGGACTGCTGGTCGCCGGCCTCACCGGCCGCCTGCTGCTGCGCCGCCCCGCGTCGGCGACCTGAGCGGGCGGCAGGTATCGGCCTGAGCGCGCGGCCCGCGTCGGCCCGGACGGGCGACCCGGCAGCGGCCTGAGCGCGTGGCCCCGGCCCGCCCGAGTTCGCGCCACGCCCGGCGGGGCATTTGCACCATTCGCCGCAAACCTGCACAGTCGGGGGCATGAGTTCACCGGTCTATCTCGGCCCCGCCACGATCCTGGCCTCCGGCCAGGAGTTCCCCGTCGAGGTCGAGCTGACCGGTGACGTCCCCGCGGTCGGCCTGCCGAGCTGGACGGGCGCGCTCTACACCGCCGACGCGCGCTTCGCGACCGCCACCCTGCGCCGCGGCCGACTGCGCCTGCCCGGCGGCTGGGAGGGCGGGTTCGCGGTGATGCGGACGATCCTCGGCGTCTCGACGATCTGGGTGCGGGGCAACGACCTAGAGGCGTCCCCGGCGGACTGGCCGGCCTGAAGCGTCCGGGGCTCCCGGGCCGTGGCCGTCGTCAGCGAGGATGTGTGGGCGACGTGATGTCTGTCTCTTGTCCGAGCCTGATTGTCATGGTTGTATCACCGCATGTGTGCGGGTCGTCACCCGCAGACCGACGCGCAGCGTCCGCACCACGGGGGTCCGGGCGGCGCCGCCGGGCCGGGTTTGTGGGGGAGTGATGACGATGGCTGCCGACGATTCCGCCGCCGGGTACGGGGGAGAACCGACTCCGGCGGAGCTGCGCGACCTGCAGGCGCGCGCGGACGCGCTGACGCGGGACATCGCCGCGATGCGCTCCCGCCTGACGGCCCAGTCCCATCTGCCGCGCAACCTGCGCTCCGCCCTTCCGGAGAGCGTGGACCGCGGCCTGGCCCGGGCGTCGCAGCGGCTGTCCGCCGCGGCCGACGGCCTGGCCCGCGTCCGTGCGGCGCAGTGGCTCGGCGCGTGCACCACGGGGTGGGGCATCTGCCCGCACTGCGGGCTGACGCTGCAGGCCGAGGACGACCGCTCCTGGTGCGAGGCGTGCGGCACCGCCTGGGACTACGACCGCTCCCAGGGCCCGTGCGGCGAGCGCGGCGTCTACCTGGCCATGGACGAGCTGGGCGGGACGGTCCTGGTCTGCGCCGCCCACGGCCGCTACCTCAGCGAGCGCCTCGACGGCGGCCTCCTCCTGGCGATCCCCGAGCTCTAGACGGGCAGGGCCGACATCGACCGGTGGCCGGACGCGACCGGTGGCCGGACGCGATCGTGGCCGGGTCGCGCTCCGCTCGGCTCAGGCCTCCTCCTCGCCGGTGCTCGCGCTCGCGGTCGCGATGGCCACCGCCTGCCCGCTCACCCGCACATGCGGGTCGGTCGTGGAGGCCCGGACCCGGAGCAGGCTGGGCCGGCCGAGGTCCTCGCCCTGGTGGATGGTGAAGGAGCCGGAGGGCGGGAGGGCGCCGAGGGTGCGCAGGTAGCCACCGAAGGCGGCCGCCGCGGCACCGGTGGCCGGGTCCTCGACGACGCCGCCGATCGGGAAGGGGTCGCGGGCGTGGAAGAGATCGGGGGCCTCGCGCCAGACCAGCTGGAGCGTGGTCCAGCCGTGGCGGTGCATCACCTCGGCCAGGGCGTCGAAGTCGTAGTCGAGGGCCGCGAGGCGCTCGCGGTCGGCCACTGCCAGGACCAGGTGCTCGTTGCCGCCGAAGGCGACGTGCGGCGGCAGTGCCGGGTCGAGGTCCTCCGGGGACCAGCGCAGGGCGGCGAGGGAGGCGTGCAGCTCCGCGTCGCTCGCCGGTCGGGAGCGGGTGGGAACGCTGGTGAGCGTCGCCGTCACGGGGCCTCCGGGCGCCGCCGATGTGTCCAGGGGGATCTCACCCACCGGCGTGTCGAACACGAGCGGGCCGGGGCCGATCCGCTCGGCCAGCGCCACCGCGGTGGCCACGGTCGCGTGGCCGCAGAAGGCGACCTCGGCCAGCGGGCTGAAGTAGCGCAGCCGGAACCGGCGTGCCGCGTGGTCGGCGACGGTGACGAACGCGGTCTCCGAGTAGCCGACCTCGGCGGCGGTCTCGAGCATGGCGGCGTCGTCCAGCGCGCTCGCGTCGAGCACGATTCCTGCCGGGTTGCCGCCGGCGGGGTCGGTGGTGAAGGCGGTGTAGCGCAGGGTCTCGGGGCGTGTCTTCGGGCTCATGCGCCTATCGTGGCCCGAACCAGGCATGCTGACCAGCGATGGTTCTCGATGGTTTCCATCGCCTTCCACGATGGCCGAGGGATATCGTCGACGGCATGGACACCCGCCTGCTGCGCACCTTCGCCACCGTCGCCCGGACCGGGAACCTCACCGCCGCCGCGGAGCGCCTCCACCTCGTCCAGTCCACCGTGACCGCCCACGTCCAGGCGCTGGAGAAGGAACTCGACCTGCGCCTGTTCGACCGGCTGCCCCGCGGGGTGGTGCTCACCGGCGCCGGGCGCGACGTGCTGGCGCAGGCCGAGGCGGTACTGGAGGCCGAGGCCCGGCTGCGGACGGTCGCCGCCTCGGCCGGTGGCGCGGGAGGGCGGGTGACCGGGCGCGTGGTGCTCGCGGCCGGCGAGACGCTGGTGTCCGCCCGGCTGCCGGGAGTCGTCGCCGCGCTGCGGCGCAGCCACCCCGGGATCGAGGTGGACCTGCACACGATGGGCACCGCCCCCGCCGTCGCCGCGCTCCGCACCGGCGAACTGGACCTGGCCCTGCTGCTGGAGGACGAGGCGGCCTTCCCCGACATCGAGTGCCCGCCCCTGGCCCGTGAGCCGCTGGTGCTTGTCTGCTCTCCCCGGCACCCGGCCGCCACCCGTGACGCCGCCGACCCGGTCGCCGGCTGGGCGGACCTGGCCCGCGAAGACTACTTCCTGCACGAGCAGGGCTGTTCGTACAGCGACCGCTTCGTCGAGCGGCTGCTCGCCGCCGCGGGGGGAACTCCGCTGCGGATCACCCGTTTCGGCAGTCTGGAGGCCGCCAGGTCCTGCGTCGCCGCGGGCCTCGGCCTCAGCCTGCTGGCCCGCGCCAATGTCGCGGACGCCCTCGCGGCGGGCCGCCTGGCCCAGGTGCCGGGCCCGCGGTTCCCCGACGTCACCGTTCGCCTGGCCCGCCACCGTCGCCGCTGGGTCTCCCCGGCGGCGGCCGCACTCGCCGCGGAGCTGCCCCACCACTTCCCCCACTGAGCGCGGGTGGGCGCGCGGGTGGGCCCGCATCCTGGGGAAGGACGCGGGCCCGTGGGGGGAGTGGTGGTCAGGCGGTGGTGCAGGGGACGCCGTTGAGGGTGAACTGGGCGGGGGCGGCGGTGTTGCCGGTGTGGTTGGCCTGGAAGCCGAACGAGGTGGAGCCGCCGGGGGCGAGGGTGCCGTTGTAGCCGAGGTTCTTGGCGGTGACCGCGCCGCTCGCCGGGGTGACGGTGGCGTTCCAGGCGGACGTGACGGTCTGGCCGGTGGGCAGGGTGAAGCCGAGGGACCAGGCGGTCAGGGTCGCGGAGCCGGTGTTGGTGAGGGTGACGTTCTCGGTCAGGCCGGTGTTCCAGGCGTTGACCGCGGTGGTCACCCGGCAGCCGGTGCCGGTCGACGGGCTGGGCGACGGCGAGGGCGAGGTGGACGGGGAGGTGGAGGTGGACGGCGAGGGGCTGGAGGTGGAGCCGCCGAGGGCGTTCACCGAGGCGGTGTACGCGGGCTTGGGCTGGTAGCCGTTGTCGTACATGGTGGCGGCGCCCCAGCCGGAGAAGACACCGGGGATCCAGGAGTCCGCGTCGCCGACGCCCCACTGGGTGACGCCGACGCAGCGGCTGACGGCCAGGCAGGTGTTGACGACGTTGACGTAGTCGTTGGCCTGCTGGGTGAGGTTGGCGGCGGTCGCCGGGAGCTGGATGCGGTCGTCGAGCTCGGTGATGGCGACGTCGAGGCCGAGCGCGGCGAAGCGCTGCAGGTTGGCCTTGAAGGTGGAGGGCACCTGGCCGAGGACGAAGTGCGCCTGGAAGCCGATGCCGTCGAGCGGCACGCCCTGGCTGACCAGGGTCTTCGCCAGGTTGTACATGGCGTCGCTCTTGGCGTTCTGGCCCTCGATGTTGTAGTCGTTCAGGTAGAGCTTGACGTCCGGGTCGGCGGCGCGGGCGGTGCGCAGCGCGTCGGCGACGTAGCCGCTGCCCATGGCGTTGTAGAAGGCGTCGGTGCGGTAGCTGCCGTCCTCGTTGAACGGCTCGTTGACCACGTCCCAGGCGTAGAGCTTGCCCTTGTAGTGGGTGACCTCGTTGGTGACGTGGTTGCGCATGGCGGCCTGGACCTGGGAGGTGGGCAGGCTGCTGACCCAGGAGGGCAGCTGGCTGTGCCAGACCAGGGTGTGGCCGCGGACCTTCATGCCGTTGGCCTGGCCGTAGGCGAGGATCCGGTCGCCGGGGCCGTAGTTGAAGCTGCCCTGGCCGGCCTCGACGGTGTCCCACTTCATCTCGTTGCCGGGGGTGACGACGCCGAACTGGCTGCCGGCGACGGCGGTGAGCGCGGAGTTGTTGAGGTCGCCCTGGGTGAGAGCGGTGCCGAAGTAGATCCCCTTGGCCTCGGCGAGGGCGCGCAGGGAGGTCCCGGCCGCGCCGGCCTGGCCGGCGGGCAGCAGGGTGGCGGCCGCGAGTGCGGCGGCGGCGGTGGCGGCGAGCGCGCCGAAGGCGCGGCGGGCGCGCCCGGTGGTGGGGGTGCGGAGCGTCCGGACTGGCACCGGCGTGGTCCCTTCTCTTCTCGGGTGGGGGCAGAGAGCTGGACGTGCGGTGGAGCATGGAACGCTGACAGGTGCGGACGCCCCGCATGGTGCCGAAAGCTGTCGAAACTTTCGGAGCGGCCGCCGATTCCGATCGGTGACCCTAGGCCCGGACTGACGCCGCGTCAAGCGGTCCTGGGCGGGGCGGTGCTGCTGCGCTCGACCAGGCTGGTGGCCAGGTCCACCCGCTGGGCGCCCGGCCGCACCCCCCGCGCCAGGTCGATGACCAGCCGCGCGGCGACCTCGGCCATCTCGGTCAGCGGCTGGCGGACGGTGGTCAGCGGCGGTCCGACCCAGCGGGCCAGCGGCAGGTCGTCGAAGCCGACCACGCTGAGGTCCTCCGGGATGCGCAGGCCCAGCTCGCGGGCGGCCTCGTACAGGCCGAGCGCCTGCAGGTCGTTCCCGGCGAAGACGGCGGTCGGCCGGTCGGGCAGGCCGAGCAGCTCCAGGCCGACCCGGCGCCCGGCCTCGTGGTGGAAGTCGCCCTCGCGGACCAGTTCCGGGTCGTACGCGATGCCGGCCATGTCGAGCGCGGCGCGGTAGCCGTCGGCCCGGGCCCGGCTGCACATCATCCGCCCCGGCCCGCCGATCAGGCCGATCCGCCGGTGGCCGAGGTCGAGCAGGTGGCGGGTGGCGGCCAGGCCGCCGTCCCAGTTGGTGGTGCCGACCGCGGGCACCTGCTGGCCGGGGTCGCCGGCCGGGTCCATCACCACGAACGGGATGTCCCGGCTGGCCAACTGCTCCTGCTGGGAGCGGTCCAGGCCGGAGAGGACCAGCACCACGCCGGTGGGGCGGCGGGCGAGCACCCCGTCCACCCAGGACTGCCCGGGGCTGAGCCGGCCCGAGGACTCGGAGAGCACGATCGACAGGCCCTCCTCGCGGACCACGTTCTCGACGCCGCGGATCACCTCCATCGCCCAGGCGCTCTCCAGCTCGTGGAAGACGAGTTCGAGCAGCGGCGCGGCCTGGCTGCCGGAGCGCCGGCGCCGGTAGCCGTGCCGCTGCAGCAGCTCCTCGACCCGCTCCCGGGTGGCGGGTGCGACGTCGGCGCGCCCGTTGAGGACTTTCGAAACTGTCGGCGCGGAGACCCCGGCCTCCTGCGCGATCTCGGCGAGCGTGGCCGCTCTGGTCACGAGTGCCTCCTGCACTGCCCCTGCTGGGCGAACTCCGCTGATGGCCGGTCGTACGCCACGGATGCTAGCCCCTCGGCGGGTCCGACCGGATCCCGCGAGGGCCCTTGACGGGTGGCGGGGTCG from Kitasatospora terrestris includes the following:
- a CDS encoding PhzF family phenazine biosynthesis isomerase → MSPKTRPETLRYTAFTTDPAGGNPAGIVLDASALDDAAMLETAAEVGYSETAFVTVADHAARRFRLRYFSPLAEVAFCGHATVATAVALAERIGPGPLVFDTPVGEIPLDTSAAPGGPVTATLTSVPTRSRPASDAELHASLAALRWSPEDLDPALPPHVAFGGNEHLVLAVADRERLAALDYDFDALAEVMHRHGWTTLQLVWREAPDLFHARDPFPIGGVVEDPATGAAAAAFGGYLRTLGALPPSGSFTIHQGEDLGRPSLLRVRASTTDPHVRVSGQAVAIATASASTGEEEA
- a CDS encoding LysR family transcriptional regulator, which produces MDTRLLRTFATVARTGNLTAAAERLHLVQSTVTAHVQALEKELDLRLFDRLPRGVVLTGAGRDVLAQAEAVLEAEARLRTVAASAGGAGGRVTGRVVLAAGETLVSARLPGVVAALRRSHPGIEVDLHTMGTAPAVAALRTGELDLALLLEDEAAFPDIECPPLAREPLVLVCSPRHPAATRDAADPVAGWADLAREDYFLHEQGCSYSDRFVERLLAAAGGTPLRITRFGSLEAARSCVAAGLGLSLLARANVADALAAGRLAQVPGPRFPDVTVRLARHRRRWVSPAAAALAAELPHHFPH
- a CDS encoding endo-1,4-beta-xylanase: MPVRTLRTPTTGRARRAFGALAATAAAALAAATLLPAGQAGAAGTSLRALAEAKGIYFGTALTQGDLNNSALTAVAGSQFGVVTPGNEMKWDTVEAGQGSFNYGPGDRILAYGQANGMKVRGHTLVWHSQLPSWVSSLPTSQVQAAMRNHVTNEVTHYKGKLYAWDVVNEPFNEDGSYRTDAFYNAMGSGYVADALRTARAADPDVKLYLNDYNIEGQNAKSDAMYNLAKTLVSQGVPLDGIGFQAHFVLGQVPSTFKANLQRFAALGLDVAITELDDRIQLPATAANLTQQANDYVNVVNTCLAVSRCVGVTQWGVGDADSWIPGVFSGWGAATMYDNGYQPKPAYTASVNALGGSTSSPSPSTSTSPSTSPSPSPSPSTGTGCRVTTAVNAWNTGLTENVTLTNTGSATLTAWSLGFTLPTGQTVTSAWNATVTPASGAVTAKNLGYNGTLAPGGSTSFGFQANHTGNTAAPAQFTLNGVPCTTA
- a CDS encoding LacI family DNA-binding transcriptional regulator, whose protein sequence is MTRAATLAEIAQEAGVSAPTVSKVLNGRADVAPATRERVEELLQRHGYRRRRSGSQAAPLLELVFHELESAWAMEVIRGVENVVREEGLSIVLSESSGRLSPGQSWVDGVLARRPTGVVLVLSGLDRSQQEQLASRDIPFVVMDPAGDPGQQVPAVGTTNWDGGLAATRHLLDLGHRRIGLIGGPGRMMCSRARADGYRAALDMAGIAYDPELVREGDFHHEAGRRVGLELLGLPDRPTAVFAGNDLQALGLYEAARELGLRIPEDLSVVGFDDLPLARWVGPPLTTVRQPLTEMAEVAARLVIDLARGVRPGAQRVDLATSLVERSSTAPPRTA